A single Hippopotamus amphibius kiboko isolate mHipAmp2 chromosome 5, mHipAmp2.hap2, whole genome shotgun sequence DNA region contains:
- the LOC130854274 gene encoding proline-rich protein 36-like, translating into MEKNGRAGERGRVRARRRGLGGRGPGPLCEPVIGAWAPSGPGSRRPAPRYISAAGPPVSGGGSRAPPAKPGPVAPGRAARRALLGGRRAPGERPPGRRSLRPAAQRPGRMQRKALAARSCQRATGWRD; encoded by the exons ATGGAGAAGAATGGGCGGGCGGGGGAGCGGGGCCGCGTGAGGGCGCGCCGGCGGGGGCTGGGCGGCCGCGGGCCGGGCCCCCTGTGTGAACCTGTAATTGGAGCCTGGGCGCCGAGCGGCCCCGGAAGCCGCCGCCCTGCGCCGCGGTACATCTCGGCTGCGGGGCCGCCCGTGTCCGGCGGCGGAAGCCGCGCGCCTCCGGCGAAACCGGGCCCGGTTGCACCTGGCCGGGCGGCGCGCCGGGCCCTCCTCGGAGGACGCCGGGCGCCGGGAGAGCGGCCGCCGGGGCGCCGTTCACTGCGGCCAGCAGCCCAGAGACCCGGGCGCATGCAGAGGAAG gctCTGGCGGCCAGATCCTGTCAGCGGGCGACAGGGTGGCGGGACTGA
- the HEY1 gene encoding hairy/enhancer-of-split related with YRPW motif protein 1, producing MKRAHPEYSSSDSELDETIEVEKESADENGNLSSALGSMSPTTSSQILARKRRRGIIEKRRRDRINNSLSELRRLVPSAFEKQGSAKLEKAEILQMTVDHLKMLHTAGGKGYFDAHALAMDYRSLGFRECLAEVARYLSIIEGLDATDPLRVRLVSHLNNYASQREAASGAHAGLGHIPWGSAFGHHPHVAHPLLLPQNGHGNTGTTASPTEPHHQGRLATAHPEASALRAPPSGSLGPVLPVVTSASKLSPPLLSSVASLSAFPFSFGSFHLLSPNALSPSAPTQAANLGKPYRPWGTEIGAF from the exons ATGAAGCGAGCCCACCCCGAGTACAGCTCCTCCGATAGCGAGCTGGACGAGACCATCGAGGTGGAAAAGGAGAGCGCGGATGAGAATGG GAACTTGAGTTCGGCTCTAGGCTCCATGTCCCCAACTACATCTTCACAGATCTTGGCCAGGAAAAGACGGAGAGGC ATCATTGAGAAGCGCCGAAGAGACCGGATCAATAACAGTTTGTCTGAGCTGAGGAGGCTGGTACCTAGTGCTTTTGAGAAGCAG GGGTCTGCTAAGCTAGAAAAAGCCGAGATCCTGCAGATGACGGTGGATCACTTGAAAATGCTGCACACTGCAGGAGGGAAAG GCTACTTTGATGCGCACGCCCTTGCAATGGACTATCGGAGTTTGGGGTTTCGGGAATGCCTGGCAGAAGTCGCCCGTTACCTGAGCATCATTGAAGGACTAGATGCCACGGACCCGCTTCGAGTTCGACTGGTCTCACATCTGAACAACTATGCCTCGCAGCGGGAAGCGGCGAGCGGCGCCCACGCAGGCCTTGGACACATTCCCTGGGGGAGCGCCTTCGGACATCACCCGCACGTCGCGCACCCCCTGTTGCTGCCCCAGAACGGCCACGGGAACACTGGCACCACGGCCTCGCCCACGGAACCCCACCACCAGGGCAGGTTGGCTACGGCACATCCGGAGGCGTCTGCTCTGCGAGCGCCCCCTAGCGGCAGCCTTGGACCGGTGCTCCCCGTGGTCACCTCCGCCTCCAAACTCTCCCCGCCCCTGCTCTCCTCGGTGGCCTCCCTGTCGGCCTTCCCCTTCTCTTTTGGCTCCTTCCACTTACTCTCTCCCAATGCACTGAGCCCTTCGGCACCCACGCAGGCAGCAAACCTTGGCAAACCCTATAGACCTTGGGGGACGGAGATTGGAGCTTTTTAA